One part of the Corynebacterium sp. CNCTC7651 genome encodes these proteins:
- a CDS encoding guanine nucleotide-binding protein subunit gamma: MATFDVPRLVPQPVSFGACSDSQEVAVPSNGDSSPRRRRVAVRAGDVLGIPVTYLDPGELLDDAVVVTLAAGSFVFAPCVKKGWGLDFTPAQKAQMVAIYRNLPYGAKGKWIARHGLSNATMFKWGQRLGLPSAAEAKLDALTEDISSRLSPRAMTYLVRSYAALPAGEKGAFLVALGLTHMEMSKWIAKVADGSIEQYALKRKADIVGSGTHDDPTRSRKQVERMLAENDRLKRELAKANQKLQRQDAELDKWRQTSDALGKALASMPDLPGVDYDAEENPYPKTKHAAMKLVSRKNNASSTPSSPTDTP; encoded by the coding sequence ATGGCCACGTTTGATGTTCCTCGCTTGGTGCCGCAGCCGGTGTCGTTTGGTGCCTGCTCGGATTCGCAGGAGGTAGCGGTGCCGTCTAATGGTGACAGTTCACCGCGCCGGCGTCGGGTGGCGGTGCGGGCTGGGGATGTGCTCGGTATTCCGGTGACGTATTTGGATCCGGGTGAGCTACTCGATGATGCGGTGGTGGTGACACTTGCCGCAGGCTCGTTCGTGTTTGCTCCGTGTGTGAAAAAGGGGTGGGGCCTTGATTTCACCCCAGCCCAGAAGGCGCAGATGGTCGCGATCTACCGCAACTTGCCCTATGGGGCGAAAGGGAAATGGATAGCCCGCCACGGGCTCAGTAACGCCACGATGTTCAAGTGGGGGCAGCGTCTCGGGTTACCGTCTGCGGCTGAGGCCAAACTCGACGCGCTGACAGAAGACATCTCTAGCCGCCTCTCCCCGCGTGCGATGACGTACCTCGTGCGCAGTTATGCGGCACTTCCTGCCGGGGAGAAGGGTGCGTTTTTGGTGGCGCTGGGGCTGACGCATATGGAAATGTCGAAATGGATCGCCAAGGTGGCGGACGGATCAATCGAGCAATACGCGCTGAAACGGAAGGCAGATATTGTGGGCTCTGGTACGCATGACGACCCAACGCGCAGTCGTAAGCAGGTTGAGCGGATGCTCGCCGAAAACGACCGGCTGAAGCGGGAGTTGGCGAAGGCCAACCAGAAGCTTCAGCGCCAAGACGCGGAGTTGGATAAGTGGAGGCAGACCAGTGATGCGCTGGGAAAAGCTTTAGCGTCCATGCCCGATCTTCCTGGCGTGGACTACGACGCGGAGGAAAATCCTTATCCGAAGACGAAACACGCCGCTATGAAACTGGTCTCAAGGAAGAACAACGCCTCATCGACGCCCTCGTCTCCTACGGACACTCCCTAA
- the clpB gene encoding ATP-dependent chaperone ClpB: MGSFNPTTKTQEALQQALQKASAAGNPDIRPAHLLEAVLTQEGGIAAPVLKATGVDPETVAKEAAAITAGYPKAEGQNMANPNFNRDALNAINAAQELAGELGDEYVSTEVLLAGIAKGTDEAAELLKKRGATYDVLKGAFPSVRGAKKVTSQDPEDQFQALEKYSTDLTARAREGKIDPVIGRDAEIRRVVQVLSRRTKNNPVLIGEPGVGKTAVVEGLARRIVAGDVPESLKGKTLISLDLGSMVAGAKFRGEFEERLKAVLDEIKSSDGEIITFIDELHTIVGAGATGEGAMDAGNMIKPMLARGELRLVGATTLDEYRKYIEKDAALERRFQQVYVGEPTVEDTIGILRGLKERYEVHHGVRIQDSALVAAAELSNRYITNRFLPDKAIDLVDEAGSRLRMQIDSSPQEIDELERVVRRLEIEEIALAKESDAASQERLNALRQELADQREKLGEMKARWENEKGEVNRVQAAKEELERLRNESEIAEREGDYAKVSELRYGRIPELEAQVAEIEAQASTKTMLEEEVTPDTIADVVSSWTGIPAGKMMQGETEKLLNMESVLGERVVGQREAVVAVSDAVRRSRAGVADPNRPIGSFLFLGPTGVGKTELAKSLAEFLFDDESAMVRIDMSEYGEKHSVARLVGAPPGYVGYDAGGQLTEAVRRRPYSLVLFDEVEKAHPDVFDVLLQVLDEGRLTDGQGRTVDFRNTVIILTSNLGAGGNREQIMDAVKHHFKPEFINRLDDVVVFEPLTQDQLVGIVEIQLQGLAERLAARRLTLDVSDSAKHWLADRGYDPAYGARPLRRLIQQAIGDNLAKKLLAGDVRDGDTVHVDVAEGGEVLEVSGR, encoded by the coding sequence ATGGGAAGCTTTAACCCCACAACGAAAACGCAGGAGGCTCTCCAGCAGGCGCTGCAGAAGGCGTCGGCTGCGGGCAACCCTGATATTCGCCCCGCCCACCTGCTTGAGGCAGTGCTGACGCAGGAGGGGGGCATTGCCGCGCCGGTGCTGAAGGCTACGGGCGTGGATCCGGAGACCGTGGCCAAGGAAGCGGCGGCGATTACCGCTGGCTACCCCAAGGCGGAGGGCCAGAACATGGCCAACCCGAACTTCAACCGCGACGCGCTGAACGCGATTAACGCGGCACAGGAGCTTGCGGGCGAGCTCGGCGACGAATACGTGTCCACCGAGGTGCTGCTCGCCGGTATTGCCAAGGGCACTGACGAAGCCGCGGAGCTTCTGAAGAAGCGCGGCGCGACGTATGACGTGCTCAAGGGTGCGTTTCCGTCGGTACGCGGCGCCAAGAAGGTGACCTCGCAGGACCCGGAGGACCAGTTCCAGGCGCTGGAGAAGTACTCCACGGACCTCACGGCGCGTGCGCGTGAGGGCAAGATCGACCCGGTGATCGGCCGCGACGCGGAGATCCGCCGCGTGGTCCAGGTGCTCAGCCGCCGCACCAAGAACAACCCGGTGCTGATCGGTGAGCCCGGCGTGGGTAAGACGGCCGTCGTCGAGGGCCTGGCCCGGCGCATCGTGGCCGGTGACGTGCCGGAGTCCCTGAAGGGCAAGACGCTGATCAGCCTTGACCTGGGATCCATGGTCGCCGGCGCGAAGTTCCGCGGCGAGTTCGAGGAGCGCCTGAAGGCGGTGCTGGACGAGATTAAGAGCTCGGACGGCGAGATCATCACGTTTATCGATGAGCTGCACACCATCGTCGGCGCCGGCGCGACCGGTGAAGGCGCGATGGACGCAGGCAACATGATCAAGCCGATGCTGGCGCGCGGCGAGCTGCGCCTGGTCGGCGCGACCACGTTGGATGAGTACCGCAAGTACATCGAGAAGGACGCCGCGCTGGAGCGCCGTTTCCAGCAGGTGTACGTGGGTGAGCCCACGGTGGAGGACACCATCGGCATCCTCCGCGGCCTGAAGGAGCGCTACGAGGTGCACCACGGTGTGCGCATCCAGGATTCCGCGCTGGTGGCGGCTGCAGAGCTGTCCAACCGCTACATCACCAACCGCTTCCTACCGGACAAGGCGATCGACCTGGTGGATGAGGCCGGTTCGCGCCTGCGCATGCAGATCGATTCCTCGCCGCAGGAGATCGATGAGCTGGAGCGCGTGGTGCGCCGCCTGGAGATCGAGGAGATCGCGCTGGCGAAGGAGTCGGACGCGGCGTCCCAGGAGCGTCTCAACGCACTGCGCCAGGAGCTGGCGGACCAGCGCGAGAAGCTGGGCGAGATGAAGGCGCGCTGGGAGAACGAGAAGGGCGAGGTCAACCGCGTCCAGGCCGCGAAGGAGGAACTAGAGCGGCTGCGCAACGAGTCCGAGATCGCGGAGCGCGAGGGCGATTATGCCAAGGTCTCCGAGCTGCGCTACGGCCGCATCCCGGAGCTGGAGGCGCAGGTCGCGGAAATTGAGGCGCAGGCCAGCACGAAGACGATGCTGGAGGAGGAGGTCACGCCGGACACGATCGCGGACGTGGTTTCGTCCTGGACGGGCATCCCCGCCGGCAAGATGATGCAGGGTGAGACCGAGAAGCTGCTGAACATGGAAAGCGTGCTGGGTGAGCGTGTCGTCGGCCAGCGTGAGGCTGTGGTCGCGGTGTCTGACGCCGTGCGCCGCTCGCGCGCCGGCGTCGCGGACCCGAACCGCCCGATCGGCTCCTTCCTCTTCCTCGGCCCCACGGGCGTGGGCAAGACGGAGCTTGCGAAGTCCCTGGCGGAGTTCCTGTTCGACGATGAGTCCGCGATGGTCCGCATCGACATGAGCGAATACGGGGAGAAGCACTCCGTCGCCCGCCTGGTCGGTGCCCCTCCGGGATACGTCGGCTACGACGCCGGTGGCCAGCTCACCGAGGCTGTCCGCCGCCGCCCGTACTCGCTCGTGCTTTTCGACGAAGTGGAGAAAGCCCACCCCGATGTCTTCGACGTGCTCCTGCAGGTGCTGGACGAAGGTCGCCTGACGGACGGCCAGGGCCGCACCGTGGACTTCCGCAACACGGTCATCATCCTGACGTCCAACCTGGGCGCCGGCGGCAACCGCGAGCAGATCATGGACGCGGTGAAGCACCACTTCAAGCCGGAGTTCATCAACCGTCTGGACGACGTGGTGGTGTTCGAGCCGCTGACCCAGGACCAGCTGGTGGGCATCGTGGAGATTCAGCTCCAGGGCCTTGCGGAGCGCCTCGCCGCCCGCCGCCTCACGCTGGATGTGTCCGACTCTGCCAAGCACTGGCTGGCGGACCGCGGATACGACCCGGCCTACGGCGCCCGCCCCCTGCGCCGCCTGATCCAGCAGGCCATCGGCGATAACCTGGCCAAGAAACTCCTGGCCGGCGATGTCCGTGACGGTGACACGGTGCACGTGGACGTCGCGGAAGGTGGCGAGGTGTTGGAGGTTTCGGGGCGGTAA
- a CDS encoding glycoside hydrolase family 76 protein: MPETWSHRADLAASAIEERHASRLWGLPKTNLATPTWPPGYKDKLFLHWRYWWQTQYLDCLTDAALRRPTKTRRRRVNETIRGIQRRHRTKLTSNQHIDDKAWMALAWNRAVGLGGIKRTRALGDLEFDVLAGIDPVTGVLPWKAGETYYNIPSNGPAAILFARTGRLDKARQIVDWMFDNLVSESGLLYDGIRMRMHGPEVVEKIYTSNQGTVLGASLEIALALREDVGLASDEAIDSFEYSERADASVYYITHIRAIVQAVALHMASPQGVILSPEHETGEGDGGLFKGILARYLADVAVRLPEDSRENMATKKVAARLVLASAQSLWSHRLEVDGLPIFPAEWDEDARLPHNYGLGPTSISEAVGLVRIDERDLSVQLSGWMLLEAAAAVAAAGLA; encoded by the coding sequence ATGCCCGAAACCTGGTCGCACCGCGCCGACCTTGCCGCCTCCGCGATCGAGGAACGCCACGCATCGCGCCTCTGGGGGCTTCCCAAAACCAACCTGGCCACGCCGACGTGGCCGCCCGGGTACAAGGACAAGCTGTTCCTGCACTGGCGCTACTGGTGGCAAACGCAGTACCTGGACTGCCTGACGGATGCCGCGCTGCGCCGGCCCACCAAGACGCGGCGGCGGCGCGTGAACGAAACGATCCGCGGCATCCAGCGCCGCCACCGCACAAAGCTGACCAGCAACCAGCACATCGACGATAAGGCCTGGATGGCCCTGGCGTGGAACCGGGCGGTGGGTCTCGGCGGCATCAAGCGCACGCGGGCGCTGGGGGACTTGGAATTTGACGTCCTCGCAGGCATCGACCCGGTCACCGGCGTGCTGCCGTGGAAGGCGGGGGAGACGTACTACAACATCCCCTCCAACGGCCCGGCCGCGATCCTGTTCGCCCGCACGGGGCGGCTGGACAAGGCCCGCCAGATTGTGGATTGGATGTTCGACAACCTGGTCTCCGAATCGGGCTTGCTTTACGACGGTATCCGCATGCGCATGCACGGACCCGAAGTGGTGGAAAAGATTTACACCTCCAACCAAGGCACCGTGCTGGGCGCGAGCCTGGAAATCGCGCTGGCGCTGCGCGAGGACGTGGGTCTGGCCAGCGATGAGGCGATCGACTCTTTCGAGTACTCCGAGCGCGCGGACGCGTCCGTGTACTACATCACCCACATCCGCGCGATTGTGCAGGCAGTGGCACTCCACATGGCCAGCCCGCAGGGCGTGATCTTAAGCCCGGAGCACGAGACGGGCGAGGGCGACGGCGGCCTGTTCAAGGGCATCCTGGCCCGCTACCTGGCGGACGTCGCGGTGCGCCTGCCGGAGGACAGCCGCGAGAACATGGCCACGAAGAAGGTCGCCGCGCGCCTGGTGCTCGCCTCCGCGCAGTCGCTGTGGTCCCACCGCCTCGAGGTGGACGGGCTGCCGATCTTCCCGGCGGAGTGGGACGAGGATGCCCGCTTGCCGCACAACTACGGGCTGGGTCCGACGTCGATAAGCGAAGCAGTGGGCCTGGTGCGCATCGACGAGCGCGACCTGTCGGTGCAGCTTTCCGGGTGGATGCTGCTGGAGGCGGCGGCCGCGGTGGCCGCTGCGGGCCTGGCCTAA
- a CDS encoding FUSC family protein, whose protein sequence is MPQQRMNTRDRLRAVDKSLNTRLKRVRSRLLPIFQTSIAAGLAYFVSKDVIGHERPFFAPIAVLLIIGISSGERISKALDIALGCVLGVLVGDLLFYRLGDGGWQIAVIVAGSLLIASFFSKSQLLVNQVAIGSVLIATIMPPGAEVTGIDRTVDAFVGCSIALATLALIPQAPMASARAEISQIMSLMSSVLDDVADGLRTGNPDCIREALDLIRGSQSRIDSMAAAIQSGEETTRLSPFLWGTRRYVNSLALVIPPVDNAVRTTRVLARRALVLCEDDDRVSTEQIMLIDELSEVCLEISEIYDADSKRSSQQAAAIPVLVNQLRGIAQRSGMDVLELEAPQTPAPPTSQTPASENAGAGSDATPAASTPVLSAYAILAQTRSLVVDLLQVCGMSRESALAALAPTSTTPRYQPEQFDL, encoded by the coding sequence ATGCCTCAACAGAGAATGAACACCCGCGACCGCCTCCGCGCGGTCGACAAATCCCTGAACACGCGGCTCAAACGCGTGCGCAGCCGCCTGCTGCCCATTTTCCAAACCTCCATCGCCGCGGGGTTGGCGTACTTCGTATCCAAGGACGTGATCGGGCACGAACGCCCGTTCTTCGCGCCCATTGCGGTGCTGTTGATCATTGGCATCAGCAGCGGTGAGCGGATCTCGAAGGCCCTGGATATCGCCCTTGGCTGCGTGCTGGGCGTGCTGGTGGGTGATCTGTTGTTCTACAGGCTGGGCGACGGCGGCTGGCAGATCGCCGTGATTGTCGCCGGCTCGCTCTTGATCGCCTCGTTCTTCTCAAAGTCCCAGTTGTTGGTGAATCAGGTGGCGATCGGCTCGGTACTGATCGCCACCATCATGCCGCCGGGTGCCGAGGTGACCGGCATCGACCGCACCGTGGATGCGTTCGTCGGGTGCTCAATCGCCCTGGCCACGCTGGCGCTCATCCCGCAGGCCCCGATGGCCAGCGCTCGCGCCGAGATCTCCCAGATCATGAGTTTGATGAGCTCCGTGCTCGACGACGTCGCCGACGGCCTCCGAACCGGCAACCCCGACTGCATCCGCGAAGCCCTCGACCTTATCCGCGGCAGCCAATCCCGCATCGACTCCATGGCTGCCGCAATCCAATCCGGCGAGGAGACGACCAGGCTCTCCCCGTTCCTCTGGGGCACGCGCCGCTACGTGAACTCTCTCGCGCTTGTCATCCCGCCCGTGGACAACGCTGTGCGCACTACCCGCGTGCTTGCCCGCCGCGCACTCGTGCTTTGCGAGGACGACGACAGGGTCTCCACGGAGCAGATCATGCTTATCGACGAACTCTCCGAAGTCTGCCTCGAAATCTCCGAGATCTACGACGCCGACTCAAAGCGCAGCAGCCAACAAGCCGCCGCCATTCCCGTCCTTGTGAACCAGCTGCGCGGCATCGCCCAGCGCTCCGGCATGGACGTGCTTGAGTTGGAGGCTCCGCAGACCCCAGCCCCGCCGACCTCGCAGACCCCGGCCAGCGAAAACGCCGGCGCCGGCAGCGACGCGACCCCGGCGGCCTCGACCCCGGTGCTTTCCGCCTACGCCATCCTCGCGCAGACACGTTCGCTGGTTGTGGATCTACTGCAGGTGTGCGGCATGTCCCGCGAATCCGCCCTTGCCGCCCTCGCGCCAACCTCCACGACACCGAGATACCAGCCCGAGCAATTCGATCTGTAA
- the pyrE gene encoding orotate phosphoribosyltransferase has translation MSEKKARLAELVKELAVVHGKVTLSSGREADYYVDLRRATLHHEASRLIGELLRELTADLDYVAVGGLTLGADPVATAVMHADGRDIDAFVVRKEAKKHGMQRRIEGPSIVGKRVLVVEDTTTTGNSPLTAVEACRAEGAEVVAVATVVDRATGAGEVIAEAGLEYRYLLGLKDLGLDA, from the coding sequence ATGAGTGAGAAGAAGGCCCGCCTGGCTGAGCTGGTGAAGGAGCTGGCGGTGGTGCACGGGAAGGTGACGCTGTCGTCCGGCCGCGAGGCGGATTACTACGTTGACCTGCGTCGCGCGACGCTGCACCACGAGGCGTCCCGGCTGATCGGCGAGCTGCTGCGCGAGCTGACCGCGGACCTGGATTACGTGGCCGTGGGCGGCCTGACCCTGGGCGCGGACCCGGTGGCCACCGCGGTGATGCACGCGGACGGGCGCGACATTGACGCGTTTGTGGTGCGCAAGGAAGCGAAGAAGCACGGGATGCAGAGGCGGATTGAGGGGCCGTCGATCGTCGGCAAGCGTGTGCTTGTGGTGGAGGATACGACGACCACGGGCAACTCCCCGCTGACCGCGGTCGAGGCCTGCCGCGCGGAGGGCGCTGAGGTGGTTGCGGTGGCGACGGTGGTGGACCGCGCGACCGGCGCCGGCGAGGTCATCGCCGAGGCCGGCCTGGAGTACCGCTACCTGCTCGGCCTTAAGGACCTGGGGCTTGACGCATAG
- the fbaA gene encoding class II fructose-bisphosphate aldolase: MPIATPEVYNQMLDAAKQGGYAFPAINCTSSETINAAIKGFAEAESDGIIQFSTGGAEFGSGLAVKNKVAGARALAAFAHEVAQHYDVNIALHTDHCQLEVLDEYVRPLIAISQERVDRGELPLFQSHMWDGSAIPIDQNLEVAQELLEKAHNANIILEVEIGVVGGEEDGVEAKAGANLYTSEEDFEKTINALGTGEKGRYLLAATFGNVHGVYKPGNVKLRPEVLDMGQKVAERKLGLEAGANPFDFVFHGGSGSEKEKIEEALRYGVVKMNVDTDTQYAFTRPVVSHMFENYNGVLKIDGEVGNKKVYDPRSYMKKAEQGMSERVIEACQDLHSVGKSVSK, translated from the coding sequence ATGCCAATTGCAACTCCTGAGGTTTACAACCAGATGCTGGATGCCGCGAAGCAGGGCGGCTACGCATTCCCGGCCATCAACTGCACGTCTTCCGAGACGATTAACGCGGCCATCAAGGGCTTCGCGGAGGCTGAGTCGGACGGCATCATCCAGTTCTCCACCGGCGGTGCGGAGTTCGGTTCCGGCCTGGCTGTGAAGAACAAGGTCGCCGGCGCCCGCGCCCTCGCCGCGTTTGCGCACGAGGTTGCCCAGCACTACGACGTGAACATTGCGCTGCACACCGACCACTGCCAGCTGGAGGTGCTGGACGAGTACGTGCGTCCGCTTATCGCCATCTCCCAGGAGCGCGTGGACCGCGGCGAGCTGCCGCTGTTCCAGTCCCACATGTGGGACGGCTCCGCTATCCCGATCGACCAGAACCTCGAGGTCGCGCAGGAGCTGCTGGAGAAGGCGCACAACGCCAACATCATCCTTGAGGTGGAGATTGGTGTCGTCGGCGGCGAGGAGGACGGCGTTGAGGCGAAGGCCGGCGCGAACCTCTACACCTCTGAGGAGGACTTCGAGAAGACCATCAACGCCCTGGGCACCGGCGAGAAGGGCCGCTACCTGCTGGCCGCTACCTTCGGCAACGTGCACGGCGTGTACAAGCCGGGCAACGTGAAGCTGCGCCCTGAGGTGCTGGACATGGGCCAGAAGGTTGCGGAGCGCAAGCTGGGCCTCGAGGCCGGCGCGAACCCGTTCGACTTCGTCTTCCACGGTGGCTCCGGCTCCGAGAAGGAGAAGATCGAGGAGGCGCTGCGTTACGGCGTGGTGAAGATGAACGTGGACACGGACACCCAGTACGCGTTCACCCGCCCGGTGGTTTCCCACATGTTTGAGAACTACAACGGCGTTCTCAAGATCGACGGCGAGGTGGGCAACAAGAAGGTGTACGACCCGCGTTCTTACATGAAGAAGGCAGAGCAGGGCATGTCCGAGCGCGTCATCGAGGCGTGCCAGGACCTGCACTCCGTGGGCAAGAGCGTGTCCAAGTAA
- a CDS encoding sulfurtransferase: MSVFVSAETLHERIQKGKKHTILAALWEFQEGKAWSKFQSEHIPTALFCEPASQLAGMPGRVDGRNPMPHIDVIDQAVEQWGIEPGRPTFVYDTGNGLFAARAWFVLRWAGIEDVHIVDGGFSAWDELGLPTVAGPGNVVVPREVATSPDNLPLAGIEQVRDFQGTLIDARSKRRFDGRREILDLRAGHIPGAINLPVSDLFEPIGDQGEVKVKSEEEIRARFAEVGLTQDSRPEDFIVYSGSGNHSALLLAAMAHAGLPVITHYVGGWSQWAADNSNPIEANV; encoded by the coding sequence ATGAGCGTCTTTGTCTCCGCCGAAACCCTGCACGAGCGCATCCAAAAAGGTAAGAAGCACACCATCCTCGCCGCCCTCTGGGAGTTCCAGGAGGGCAAAGCGTGGTCCAAGTTCCAGTCCGAGCACATCCCGACTGCCCTGTTTTGTGAGCCTGCCTCGCAGCTCGCCGGCATGCCCGGCCGTGTTGACGGCCGCAACCCCATGCCGCACATCGACGTCATCGATCAGGCCGTGGAGCAGTGGGGCATCGAGCCGGGCCGCCCGACCTTTGTGTATGACACCGGTAACGGCCTCTTCGCCGCCCGCGCCTGGTTCGTGCTGCGCTGGGCGGGCATCGAGGACGTGCACATTGTGGACGGCGGCTTCTCCGCCTGGGACGAGCTCGGCCTGCCCACCGTCGCCGGCCCCGGCAACGTGGTGGTCCCGCGCGAGGTTGCAACGTCCCCGGACAACCTGCCGCTTGCCGGCATTGAACAGGTGCGGGACTTCCAGGGCACGCTTATCGACGCTCGCTCGAAGCGCCGCTTCGACGGCCGCCGCGAAATCCTCGACCTGCGCGCCGGCCACATCCCGGGCGCGATCAACCTTCCGGTCTCCGACCTGTTCGAGCCGATCGGTGACCAGGGCGAAGTGAAGGTGAAGAGCGAGGAGGAGATCCGCGCGCGCTTCGCCGAGGTCGGCCTGACCCAGGACTCGCGGCCGGAGGACTTCATCGTCTACTCCGGCTCCGGCAACCACTCCGCCCTGCTTCTTGCGGCGATGGCGCACGCCGGCCTGCCGGTGATCACCCACTACGTGGGCGGTTGGTCCCAGTGGGCGGCGGACAACTCGAACCCGATCGAGGCCAACGTTTAA
- a CDS encoding RNA methyltransferase: MTHSKGPTEWQEGRHGVGPWEGTWPSDARYDAQFLANGDTRNVVDAYRYWSLDAIVADLDQRRHDFHVAIENFENDMNIGTVVRTANAFLAREVHIVGRKRWNRRGAMVTDRYQHIRHHETVEDLVAWAAGEDLTIVAIDNTPGSVPLETAQLPRRCVLLFGQEGPGVTAAAQDAAVMTCSIAQFGSTRSINAGVAAGIAMHAWVRQHADLTKAW; the protein is encoded by the coding sequence TTGACGCATAGCAAAGGCCCCACCGAGTGGCAGGAAGGGCGCCACGGCGTCGGCCCCTGGGAGGGCACATGGCCGAGCGACGCGCGTTACGACGCACAATTCCTAGCCAACGGCGACACCCGCAACGTGGTGGACGCATACCGCTACTGGTCCCTGGACGCGATCGTGGCGGACTTGGACCAGCGGCGGCACGACTTCCACGTGGCGATTGAGAACTTCGAGAATGACATGAACATCGGCACCGTGGTGCGCACCGCCAACGCGTTCCTGGCACGGGAGGTGCACATTGTGGGCCGGAAGCGCTGGAACCGGCGCGGCGCGATGGTGACGGACCGCTACCAGCACATCCGCCACCACGAGACGGTGGAGGACCTGGTTGCGTGGGCGGCAGGCGAGGACCTGACCATTGTGGCGATTGACAACACGCCCGGATCCGTGCCGCTGGAGACCGCGCAGCTGCCGCGCCGCTGCGTGCTGCTCTTCGGCCAGGAGGGCCCCGGGGTGACGGCGGCGGCGCAGGACGCGGCGGTGATGACCTGCTCGATCGCCCAGTTCGGGTCCACCCGCAGCATCAACGCGGGTGTAGCAGCGGGTATTGCCATGCACGCATGGGTGCGCCAGCACGCCGATCTGACCAAGGCGTGGTAA
- a CDS encoding YafY family protein, whose protein sequence is MSKNSNPTTLGSVETAPAARVPTALRGLRLLELMQWGKSFTTAELAAELGVSQSSIRKYIAQLRSANYTIKSGPGFGAMYWIARGERTYPLQLTSDEMETVLLSLSIYSAANGSTDPRSHMATDLFTRISDVVPADIAEATSGASEKMERKLTMMEAVFRAKHGNTLDRLWA, encoded by the coding sequence ATGAGTAAAAATTCGAACCCCACCACCCTGGGAAGCGTCGAGACCGCCCCTGCAGCGCGCGTCCCCACCGCACTCCGCGGCCTGCGCCTGCTGGAACTCATGCAGTGGGGCAAAAGCTTCACGACGGCGGAACTGGCAGCGGAGCTCGGCGTCAGCCAAAGCTCAATCCGCAAATACATCGCGCAGCTCCGGAGCGCGAACTACACCATAAAGAGCGGCCCTGGTTTTGGGGCGATGTACTGGATCGCGCGAGGCGAGCGAACCTACCCGCTCCAACTCACATCAGACGAGATGGAGACTGTCCTGCTCAGCCTCTCGATCTACTCGGCGGCCAACGGATCAACAGACCCGCGATCTCACATGGCCACCGATCTTTTCACCAGGATCAGCGACGTCGTTCCGGCCGACATCGCTGAGGCGACCTCAGGCGCCAGCGAAAAAATGGAGCGGAAACTGACCATGATGGAAGCGGTGTTCCGCGCTAAGCACGGCAACACCTTGGATCGGTTGTGGGCTTAG
- a CDS encoding DUF4265 domain-containing protein: MQPTTTITTRVAVPGVEDEQLAAHQLSGSHFVVASVPFVDTSLALGDIVECVRVGGQYHVDRVVVRGGSSTVRILPETEAPHQIAETLLAFGCRVELGPGGMLAASIGADCPRDGIMEWLDGLESEGVIHQAPGFMA; encoded by the coding sequence ATGCAGCCGACCACCACGATTACCACCCGAGTTGCTGTCCCCGGTGTGGAGGATGAGCAGCTCGCGGCGCACCAGCTGAGCGGGAGCCATTTTGTGGTGGCCAGCGTGCCGTTTGTGGATACGTCGCTGGCGCTCGGCGACATTGTGGAATGCGTGCGCGTGGGCGGGCAGTACCACGTGGATCGCGTGGTGGTGCGCGGCGGATCGTCCACGGTGCGAATTCTCCCCGAGACGGAGGCGCCGCACCAGATCGCGGAGACGCTGCTGGCGTTCGGGTGCCGCGTGGAGCTGGGCCCGGGCGGCATGCTGGCGGCCAGCATCGGGGCGGATTGCCCGCGGGACGGCATCATGGAGTGGCTGGACGGCCTGGAGTCTGAGGGCGTGATCCACCAGGCACCCGGATTCATGGCGTAG